One genomic window of Solanum stenotomum isolate F172 chromosome 9, ASM1918654v1, whole genome shotgun sequence includes the following:
- the LOC125875649 gene encoding beta-1,2-xylosyltransferase, giving the protein MNKKKLKILLSLFALNSITLYLYFSSHPDHFRHNFPKNHYITTGNRFSSSENHPNLHSSVVSQSKPWPILPSYLPWSQNPNVGWRSCEGYFGNGFTRKIDLLKTSPEIHRKFGENRDSGGGGGWFRCFFSETLQSSICEGGVIRMNPEKILMSKGGEKLEKVIGRGEEEELPIFENGAFEIEVNERTKIGKKLADENFLNKYLPEGAISKHTMRELIDSIRLVGANDFHCSEWIEEPSLLITRFEYANLFHTVTDWYSAYAASRVTGLPSRPHLVFVDGHCETQLEETWRALFSSLTYAKNFSGPVCFRHAILSPLGYETALFKGLSESIDCIGAPAHDLWQNPNDRKTARLSEFGEMIRAAFGFPVDRQNIPRTVTGPNVLFVRREDYLAHPRHGGKVQSRLSNEQEVFDSIKSWSLNHTECKLNVINGLFAHMSMKEQVRAIQDASVIIGAHGAGLTHIVSAAPKAVILEIISSEYRRPHFALIAHWKGLGYHPIDLEGSYADPPVVIDKLSSILRSLGC; this is encoded by the exons atgaacaagaaaaagctgaaaattcttctttctctctttgcTCTCAACTCAATCACTCTTTATCTCTACTTCTCTTCACACCCAGATCATTTCCGCCACAATTTCCCCAAAAACCACTATATTACTACCGGAAACCGCTTTTCTTCATCGGAAAACCACCCAAATTTGCACTCCTCCGTCGTTTCCCAATCCAAGCCATGGCCCATATTGCCGTCTTACCTCCCTTGGTCACAGAACCCCAACGTTGGTTGGAGATCCTGTGAGGGTTATTTTGGAAATGGGTTTACTCGTAAAATCGATCTTCTCAAAACCTCGCCGGAGATTCACCGGAAATTTGGTGAAAACAGAGATTccggaggaggaggaggatggTTTAGGTGTTTTTTCAGTGAGACATTGCAGAGTTCGATTTGTGAAGGAGGGGTAATAAGGATGAATCCGGAGAAAATTTTGATGTCTAAAGGAGGAGAGAAATTGGAAAAAGTAATAGGAaggggagaagaagaagagttacCCATTTTTGAAAATGGAGCTTTTGAGATAGAGGTTAATGAAAGGACAAAAATTGGGAAAAAATTAGCTGATGAAAATTTCTTGAATAAATATTTACCTGAAGGTGCAATCTCAAAGCACACTATGAGGGAATTAATCGACTCGATTCGATTGGTTGGCGCCAATGATTTTCATTGTTCTGAG TGGATTGAGGAGCCATCACTTTTGATTACGCGATTTGAGTATGCAAATCTTTTTCATACAGTTACTGATTGGTATAGTGCATACGCGGCATCCAGAGTTACTGGCTTACCCAGTCGGCCACATTTGGTTTTTGTAGATGGCCATTGTGAG acacAATTGGAGGAAACATGGAGAGCATTGTTTTCAAGCCTCACTTATGCTAAAAACTTTAGTGGTCCGGTTTGTTTCCGCCATGCTATTCTCTCGCCGTTGGGATATGAAACTGCCCTGTTTAAGGGGCTTTCCGAAAGTATAGATTGTATTGGAGCTCCTGCCCATGATTTGTGGCAAAATCCCAATGATAGAAAAACTGCACGGTTGTCCGAGTTTGGAGAGATGATCAGAGCAGCCTTTGGATTTCCTGTGGATAGACAGAACATCCCAAGGACAGTCACTGGCCCTAATGTCCTCTTTGTTAGACGTGAGGATTATTTAGCTCACCCGCGTCATGGCGGAAAGGTACAGTCTAGGCTTAGCAATGAACAAGAAGTATTTGATTCCATAAAGAGCTGGTCCTTGAACCACACAGAGTGCAAATTAAATGTGATTAACGGATTATTTGCCCACATGTCCATGAAAGAGCAAGTTCGAGCAATCCAAGATGCTTCTGTCATTATTGGTGCTCATGGAGCAGGTCTAACACACATTGTTTCTGCAGCACCAAAAGCTGTAATACTAGAAATTATAAGCAGCGAATATAGGCGCCCCCATTTTGCTCTGATCGCTCATTGGAAAGGATTGGGGTATCATCCCATTGATTTGGAGGGGTCTTATGCAGATCCACCAGTCGTAATTGACAAGCTCAGCAGTATTTTGAGGAGTCTTGGCTGCTAA
- the LOC125875654 gene encoding putative MO25-like protein At5g47540 isoform X1, whose amino-acid sequence MPIPATQIAGLANGINGSRKVKPNNLKKLFTKAFRSTAVKSIFKSKAKRKSPAEIVRRVRFLLEAVDSLDDNVDPSHFDKMEELDSLLHELKAMLYGSNECEPAVDACAQLTQEFFRENTFRLIIICLPKLNLEARKDVTRIVANLQRQPVNSRLIASDYLEANSDLMDHLVCGYDDPGLALHYGTMLRECIRHQVVARYVLNSEHMKKFFDYMQIPEFDVAADATATFKELMTRHKSTVAEFLSENYDWFFVEFNAKLLESANYITRRQAIKLLGDILLDRSNSAVMTHYVSSKDNLRILMNLLREASKNIQLDAFHVFKLFVANRNKPTDIVNIIVANRSKLLRFFASFRIDKEHCLFAEDEQFEADKAQVVKEIAELEAKGPLFSGELHKFPGTPTASGELYKLPTTPLSRQLT is encoded by the exons ATGCCGATTCCGGCGACTCAAATCGCGGGATTAGCGAATGGGATAAATGGATCCAGGAAAGTGAAACCAAATAATTTGAAGAAATTGTTTACTAAGGCGTTTCGTTCCACTGCTGTTAAATCCATTTTCAAATCGAAGGCTAAGCGTAAGTCTCCCGCTGAGATTGTTCGTCGGGTGAGATTTTTGTTGGAGGCTGTTGATTCCCTGGATGACAATGTTGATCCCAGTCATTTCGACAAG ATGGAAGAACTGGATTCTCTTTTACATGAGCTGAAAGCAATGTTGTATGGTAGTAATGAATGTGAACCTGCTGTTGATGCATGCGCGCAATTGACTCAGGAGTTTTTTCGAGAGAATACATTTCGTCTCATCATCATTTGTTTACCTAAATTGAACTTGGAG GCTCGTAAAGATGTCACACGAATTGTGGCCAATCTACAAAGGCAACCAGTTAATTCACGCTTGATTGCATCTGATTATTTGGAAGCCAACTCGGACCTTATGGATCATTTGGTATGCGG ATATGATGATCCAGGTCTTGCTTTGCATTACGGAACAATGTTGAGGGAGTGTATTCGCCATCAAGTTGTTGCAAG ATACGTATTAAACTCCGAGCAcatgaaaaagtttttcgatTACATGCAAATCCCAGAATTTGATGTTGCTGCAGATGCTACAGCGACCTTTAAG GAGCTTATGACCAGGCATAAATCCACAGTTGCTGAATTTCTCTCTGAAAATTATGATTGG ttCTTCGTTGAATTTAATGCGAAGCTTTTGGAATCAGCAAACTATATCACCAGAAGACAAGCTATCAAG CTTTTGGGAGATATTTTACTTGATCGCTCAAATTCTGCTGTGATGACACACTATGTCAGCTCGAAGGATAATCTAAGGATTTTGATGAATCTTTTGAGG GAGGCTAGCAAGAACATTCAACTAGATGCATTTCACGTGTTCAAG CTTTTCGTTGCCAATAGAAACAAGCCTACTGACATTGTCAACATAATCGTTGCCAATAGAAGCAAGCTTCTACGTTTCTTTGCAAGTTTCAGGATCGATAAAG AACATTGTCTGTTTGCAGAAGATGAACAATTCGAAGCAGATAAAGCTCAAGTTGTGAAAGAAATTGCAGAACTTGAAGCGAAAGGACCTCTTTTCTCAGGGGAACTGCATAAATTTCCCGGTACACCTACTGCTTCAGGAGAACTGTATAAGTTACCAACAACACCTCTCTCGAGACAACTTACATAA
- the LOC125875654 gene encoding putative MO25-like protein At5g47540 isoform X2: protein MPIPATQIAGLANGINGSRKVKPNNLKKLFTKAFRSTAVKSIFKSKAKRKSPAEIVRRVRFLLEAVDSLDDNVDPSHFDKMEELDSLLHELKAMLYGSNECEPAVDACAQLTQEFFRENTFRLIIICLPKLNLEARKDVTRIVANLQRQPVNSRLIASDYLEANSDLMDHLVCGYDDPGLALHYGTMLRECIRHQVVARYVLNSEHMKKFFDYMQIPEFDVAADATATFKELMTRHKSTVAEFLSENYDWFFVEFNAKLLESANYITRRQAIKLLGDILLDRSNSAVMTHYVSSKDNLRILMNLLREASKNIQLDAFHVFKLFVANRNKPTDIVNIIVANRSKLLRFFASFRIDKEDEQFEADKAQVVKEIAELEAKGPLFSGELHKFPGTPTASGELYKLPTTPLSRQLT from the exons ATGCCGATTCCGGCGACTCAAATCGCGGGATTAGCGAATGGGATAAATGGATCCAGGAAAGTGAAACCAAATAATTTGAAGAAATTGTTTACTAAGGCGTTTCGTTCCACTGCTGTTAAATCCATTTTCAAATCGAAGGCTAAGCGTAAGTCTCCCGCTGAGATTGTTCGTCGGGTGAGATTTTTGTTGGAGGCTGTTGATTCCCTGGATGACAATGTTGATCCCAGTCATTTCGACAAG ATGGAAGAACTGGATTCTCTTTTACATGAGCTGAAAGCAATGTTGTATGGTAGTAATGAATGTGAACCTGCTGTTGATGCATGCGCGCAATTGACTCAGGAGTTTTTTCGAGAGAATACATTTCGTCTCATCATCATTTGTTTACCTAAATTGAACTTGGAG GCTCGTAAAGATGTCACACGAATTGTGGCCAATCTACAAAGGCAACCAGTTAATTCACGCTTGATTGCATCTGATTATTTGGAAGCCAACTCGGACCTTATGGATCATTTGGTATGCGG ATATGATGATCCAGGTCTTGCTTTGCATTACGGAACAATGTTGAGGGAGTGTATTCGCCATCAAGTTGTTGCAAG ATACGTATTAAACTCCGAGCAcatgaaaaagtttttcgatTACATGCAAATCCCAGAATTTGATGTTGCTGCAGATGCTACAGCGACCTTTAAG GAGCTTATGACCAGGCATAAATCCACAGTTGCTGAATTTCTCTCTGAAAATTATGATTGG ttCTTCGTTGAATTTAATGCGAAGCTTTTGGAATCAGCAAACTATATCACCAGAAGACAAGCTATCAAG CTTTTGGGAGATATTTTACTTGATCGCTCAAATTCTGCTGTGATGACACACTATGTCAGCTCGAAGGATAATCTAAGGATTTTGATGAATCTTTTGAGG GAGGCTAGCAAGAACATTCAACTAGATGCATTTCACGTGTTCAAG CTTTTCGTTGCCAATAGAAACAAGCCTACTGACATTGTCAACATAATCGTTGCCAATAGAAGCAAGCTTCTACGTTTCTTTGCAAGTTTCAGGATCGATAAAG AAGATGAACAATTCGAAGCAGATAAAGCTCAAGTTGTGAAAGAAATTGCAGAACTTGAAGCGAAAGGACCTCTTTTCTCAGGGGAACTGCATAAATTTCCCGGTACACCTACTGCTTCAGGAGAACTGTATAAGTTACCAACAACACCTCTCTCGAGACAACTTACATAA
- the LOC125875647 gene encoding glycerophosphodiester phosphodiesterase GDPDL4: MRKMRSVLCLLLLCCSAAFVAAQRSSNVTSKWKTLSGDAPKVIARGGFSGLLPDSSFNAYMLAQTISSADWVAWCDVQLTKDGVGICFPDLKLNNASDIDLLYQNKNNNYSVNGIPQTGWFSIDFNIKDLAPVSLIQGVFSRSPRFDGTPQQILTVQDVATQVKPPGLWLNIQHDSFYSQHNLSMRSFVISLSRSVIANYISSPEVNFLQSIASRLNLRVTKRVFRFLNKDDIEPSTSQTYGSLVKNLTFIKTFAAGILVPKDYIWPTDSSLYLLPHTSVVSDAHNEGLEIYAADFVNDAPFAYNYSYDPVAEYLSFIDNGEFSVDGVLSDFPMSPSASVDCFSHLGENDKPQVNLQIIAPQGASGDYPGCTDLAYTKAASDGADILGCPVQMTKDGIPFCLGSINLIDTTTAAQSPFSNIATTVPELQIKDGILTINLTWSDIQTLKPAISTRYSDFRLSRNPKARNDGNFMSLADFLTFSKKANVSGVVISIENAAYLAKQGLGVTDAVSDALSTAGYNNQTARKVMIQSNDSSVLEEFKKSSYELVYLVDEDISDIKNSTLMEIKTFAKSVVITKKSVFPSEDAFIIGQTNVVQKLQSANLPVYVRLFNNEFISQAWDFFSDSSAELNNYVLGAGVDGLVTEYPGTAARYRRNRCLAYKNLPPYMSPVQPGSLLGLMTLQSMPPVEPPSPVLDVSDVTEPPLPPIAKIKPSNDNGSTARAPTTAPNGQSSVVASILMSSVAVLLAIFMV; this comes from the exons ATGAGGAAAATGCGTTCTGTTTTATGTCTCCTGCTACTTTGTTGCTCAGCTGCATTTGTTGCTGCTCAAAGATCTAGCAATGTAACCTCTAAATGGAAAACACTGAGCg GAGATGCACCAAAAGTCATAGCTCGTGGAGGATTTTCTGGATTACTTCCTGATTCAAGCTTTAATGCCTATATGTTGGCACAAACAATTAGCTCGGCTGATTGGGTTGCTTGGTGTGATGTTCAACTCACAAAAGACGGGGTTGGCATTTGTTTTCCTGATCTCAAGCTTAACAATGCTTCTGACATCGATCTTCTCTACCAAAACAAGAATAATAACTACTCGGTGAATGGAATTCCTCAGACAGGATGGTTTTCTATAGATTTCAACATCAAGGATTTGGCGCCTGTCAGCT TGATACAAGGAGTGTTTTCACGGTCGCCTAGATTTGATGGCACTCCCCAACAAATTCTTACTGTCCAGGATGTAGCTACCCAAGTCAAACCTCCAGGATTATGGTTGAATATCCAG CATGATTCCTTCTACAGCCAGCACAATCTGAGTATGAGAAGCTTTGTTATTTCCCTATCTAGAAGTGTTATTGCCAACTATATTTCATCACCTGAGGTGAATTTCCTGCAAAGTATCGCATCGCGATTGAATCTACGAGTGACAAAGCGCGTTTTCCGGTTTCTCAACAAGGATGATATTGAGCCATCAACAAGTCAAACATATGGTTCTCTAGTAAAGAATCTCACATTTATTAAAACCTTTGCCGCTGGGATTCTTGTTCCCAAAGACTATATCTGGCCAACGGACAGCAGCTTGTACTTGCTGCCACATACATCGGTTGTTTCGGACGCTCATAATGAAGGACTTGAGATTTATGCAGCCGACTTTGTTAATGATGCTCCTTTTGCTTATAATTATAGCTATGATCCTGTAGCTGAGTATTTATCCTTTATAGACAACGGTGAGTTCTCGGTGGACGGAGTGTTATCTGACTTCCCAATGTCTCCATCTGCGTCAGTAG ATTGCTTCTCGCATTTGGGTGAGAATGATAAGCCTCAAG TAAATCTTCAGATTATCGCACCTCAAGGAGCAAGCGGTGACTATCCTGGTTGTACAGATTTAGCATATACAAAAGCTGCTTCCGATGGTGCAGATATTCTTGGCTGTCCTGTCCAAATGACAAAAGATGGAATACCCTTCTGCCTTGGTTCAATTAATCTGATAGACACGACGACTGCGGCCCAATCGCCATTCAGCAACATCGCTACCACTGTTCCAGAGCTTCAGATAAAAGATGGAATACTCACCATCAACCTTACCTGGAGCGATATTCAAACGCTGAAAC CGGCAATATCAACCCGGTATTCAGACTTTAGATTGTCACGGAATCCAAAGGCCAGAAATGATGGAAATTTTATGTCGTTAGCAGACTTCTTGACATTTTCCAAAAAGGCTAATGTTTCTGGTGTAGTGATCAGCATAGAG AATGCCGCATACCTGGCAAAGCAGGGATTAGGTGTAACTGATGCCGTTTCGGACGCCTTAAGCACAGCTGGTTACAATAATCAGACAGCTAGGAAAGTTATGATCCAATCAAATGACAGTTCTGTTCTGGAAGAATTCAAGAAGAGTAGTTATGAACTTGTTTATTTGGTTGACGAGGATATCAGTGATATtaagaactcaactttaatGGAGATCAAGACCTTTGCAAAATCTGTTGTCATAACCAAGAAATCAGTCTTCCCCAGTGAAGACGCTTTTATCATTGGTCAAACGAATGTTGTGCAGAAGCTGCAGTCAGCAAATCTCCCCGTATATGTGCGACTATTTAATAACGAGTTTATATCTCAAGCATGGGACTTCTTCTCAGATTCGTCTGCTGAGTTAAACAACTATGTTCTTGGAGCTGGCGTTGATGGTCTTGTTACAGAATATCCTGGCACAGCGGCTAGATACCGAA GGAACCGTTGTTTAGCGTACAAAAACTTGCCACCATATATGAGCCCTGTTCAACCTGGGAGTCTCTTGGGACTCATGACTCTTCAGTCTATGCCACCCGTCGAACCTCCCAGCCCCGTGCTCGATGTAAGTGATGTGACTGAGCCACCTCTTCCACCTATTGCAAAGATAAAGCCAAGTAATGACAATGGTTCTACAGCTAGAGCTCCCACTACCGCTCCAAATGGCCAATCCTCAGTTGTTGCTAGCATTCTCATGAGCTCAGTCGCAGTTCTTCTAGCAATTTTCATGGTATAG
- the LOC125877693 gene encoding putative lipid-transfer protein DIR1 — MAKSYSTMIFLLFALIMTVQIVTSNAAETPETICKVTINELVLCLPAVMGKKPPKPTPDCCAVLRKADTQCMCNQKSELGKFGISPAAAMNLPKQCKIDVPSEC; from the coding sequence ATGGCTAAATCATACAGTACAATGATCTTTTTGCTTTTTGCACTGATCATGACAGTACAAATTGTAACATCAAATGCTGCAGAAACACCAGAAACTATTTGCAAGGTCACAATCAATGAACTTGTACTATGTTTACCTGCAGTAATGGGCAAGAAACCTCCGAAACCGACACCGGATTGTTGCGCAGTTCTACGCAAGGCTGATACACAGTGTATGTGCAACCAGAAATCTGAGTTGGGGAAATTTGGGATCAGTCCTGCAGCTGCAATGAATCTGCCTAAGCAATGTAAAATTGATGTTCCCAGTGAATGTTAA